The genomic interval CCGGCAGGAACGGGCCGAAGATCACGAGGCCGTGCGGGACCTTCACGCCCGGGCGTTCGGCGACGGCGATCGGGTTCCTGCGCTGGTCGATGCGCTCCGCGCCGGTCGGGCATCGCTCGCGCCGCTGTCGCTGGTCGCAACCGTCGCCGGGCAGGTGGTCGGGCATGTGCTGCTCAGCGCCTGCCGGTTGGACGCCCTGCCCCGGCTCGTGGACGTGTACTCGCTGTCGCCCCTCGGCGTGCTGCCGGAGCACCAGCGTCGGGGGATCGGCACTCGGCTCGTGGCGCACGCCCTCGCGGAAGCCGACAGTCGGGGCGTCCCGCTGGTGTTCCTGGAGGGCTCGCCGCTCTACTACGGCAAGCGCGGCTTCGCCGACGCCACGAAGCTGGGCTTCCGTCCGCCGACACTGCGCTACACGCCCGGCGTCTTTCAGGTCGCCAAACTGTCCTCGTACGAGGAATGGATGACCGGCACCTTCGTCTACTCCGATGCCTTCTGGGCCTTCGATTGCGTGGGCGGGCGGAGCGCAGACGCGCGGTCATAACGAGGTCGACGGGTGAATTCCGGCTGACCGCGCACCCACAATGCGGAGTACGGGGAATGCGGCGCCTCGTGCACGGCCCGCCCGGGGTTGAATGTCGGTAGTACGCTCGGGCGGCGAAGCAACCGAGCGGATTAACCGCATGATGCTACTCGGGCGACTACGGCCATCGGCGGATGGCGGCCGGAACGAGATGAGGGTGCCATGGGGCAGCGGCGGGCAGGTCGGCGCAACAGGTCGACGAAGCCAGGTTCCACGGCGACCCGGGAGGCCGCCCCGCCGCCACGGCCCCACACCCGCGCTGCGGCCACACGCGACTCCGACGAGCCCGGGGCGCCGTACCGGTCGATGATGGAACGCGCCGCACAACCCGGCCCGGCGCTGGCGGTTCTCCTGCTCGTGGGGCTCTTCGCGGCAGGCTGGCTCGCCCCGAGGTACGTCGCCGACCCCACCGCCGTGCAGGGCTCGGCGCGTTACGTGGTCGCCGCGGGATTGGCCGTCGTGGCATTTCTGGCGTTCTCCACCTTGAACCTGGTGGCCTATTGTCTGATCGTCGCGAGACGGTCGGAGCCGACGAAGAGGTTTGTCGCGGCGGTCGGAAACCGTGCCGCTATCGGCGCGATTCTGGGTACTCTGCTGGGCTTGCGCATGGCGACGATGATGGCGGACCGAACGGCGGGCGGCACCGTTACGGAAGGCATCACCTTCCTGGAGTTCGAGAGCAACCTGAGCAATACGATCACGCTGGCGACCCTGGCCCTGATCGGGACGGCGTGGCCATATTGCTGGGGTCCGGTCAAGACCTCGATGGCCGCCTTTGCCGCGAAGCCACCGCTCCAGGCGCACTCCGGCAAGGTGGGATCCGCGCTCGGGGCGGTCCTGCTGCTGAGCACCCACTTCCTGGGATTCGGGGTGGCGTTGTCCGTCTATCGAGGTGTCGCCTACCCGTAGCCGCCTGCCCACGTCCGGTCCCCGGTAACCCCGAGGATCGGCCCGAACCAACCCGGCATGCGCGCGATCAGCCGAGCGCTATGGCCCGCTGCGCGTCGTCGGCCGAGTCGAAGAACGCGCAGCTCGGCCAGGGCGGTAGTTCCGCCGTTCCGCTCCAGGTCAGGTGAACCAGTGCCCACCGGTCGCCGACCCTGAGCAGTACGTCGTCGGTGGCATCGGAGCGTCCGACGACGGTGAAGGCCACCCCGTACAGCGGATGCCCCCGCGATGTCTCCTGGACCAGTTCCGTACTGATCTCCTGGACCTGCCGTTGCTCGGAATCGCCGGGTCCCCGCAGATCCCACCAGGGGTCGACCAGGACCACATCGTCAAGCACGTCGATATCTTGACATGTCGACCGCCGGCGGACGTGCCGTACCCGTCACTCTCGGTGCCGCCCGCGATCCGCGCCCCAGGAGTGGCGGTCGATGGGTGTGGCGATGATGATGAGCGGATGTCGACTCCGACCCGGCCGTCGCCCCCGCGCCGCCGACCGGGCACGGTGCGGGTGGTCACCCAGAACGTCTGGGGGTGGTACTACTTCACCGAGGCGGGGATCGGCCGGGCCGCGCCGGCCGAGGAGTGGCCCGCGCCGTGGCGTGCTCGTCAGGCGGTGCTGGCCGGTGGGTTCGGTGAGCTGGATCCGGACGTGGTCGCGTTCCAGGAGGTGATCGCGGATCCCCACTACGACCAGGTGGCCGAGTTGCTGGGCGCGGGTTACCACGTCGCGCACGCCGGCCGGCGGGAGGCCGACGGCTCGGGGGCCTCGATCGCGAGTCGCTGGCCGATCGGCGACGTGCGCGAGGTCGATCTTCAGGTGAGCGCCCGCACGGCCGAGTTCCCGGCGGTGGCCCTGGTCGCCGAGGTCCGGGCGCCGGAGCCGATCGGGCCGCTGCTGCTGGTCAACCACAACCCGAACTGGGAGCTGTCGTTCGAACGCGAGCGGGAACTCCAGGCCGTGGTCACCGCGCGGGCGGTCGAGGGCATCGGCGGCGTCGACGACCGGCATGTGGTGCTCGCCGGTGACTTCAACGCCGTACCGGAGGCGGCCAGCATGCGGTTCTGGGCCGGGCTGCGCTCGCTCGACGGTGTCAGTGTCTGCTACCGGGACGCCTGGCGCGAGGCTCGGCCGGCGGAGCCCGGCCACACGATGACCCCGGCGAATCGGGTGGTCGCCGAGGGTACCTGGCCGCAGGAGCGCGGCCGGCGGATCGACTACCTCTTCGTCCGCTGCGTCCACCACGGGCCGACCCTCGACGTGCTCGACTGCCGTCAGGTCTTCTCGGAGCCCGTCGGGGACGTCTGGGCCAGCGACCACTTCGGCGTCGTCGCGGATCTCGGGATCCCGAGCAGGGCACCCGCCACCCGCTACTGACCGGCCTGCCGGCGGCGGCCGGTTGTCTCCGGGGAGGTGGCCCTGGCGTACGTCGCCGCACCGGAACCCGCTCCGGCTCGGACGTCTGCGTACGTCGTCCGAGCCGGCCGACCTGCCGCGGAGTCCCGGGCGCGGAGGTCGGCCGGTCGGCGGGACGTCAGCCGGCGGTGCAGGACCTGATCTGTGGTCGGGCGCTGGAGTTGCCGTTGGTCATGGTGGTGAAGCCGAAGCTGTTGCCGCTGCCGTTGGAGCGCATCGTCAACACGGTGTTGTTGCTGCTCAGGCTGGCGCTGCCGCTCCAGGTGGTGCTGATCGACTGTGGTGAGGTGACGGCGACGACGACGGTCCAGTTGCTGGCGCCGCTGACGGTGACCGTGGTGTTGTACCGGTCGCCCCAGACGGTACCGGCGGTGGTCGAGGCGGTGCAGCCGCCGCTGCCGGGGGGTGGGGTGGTGGGGTTGCCGCCGGGCGGCGGGGTGGTCGGGTTGCCGCCGGGGTTGCCGTCCGGGGCCACCGCGCGGCCGGTGGACGGCGAGATCATGCCGGGGCAGAGGTTGCGGCTGGTGAGGTTGGACATGATCTGCGGGATCGCGTCGCGGGTGTTCTGGATTCCGTCGTGCATCAGGATGACCTGGCCGGCCTGGAGTCGGCTGGCGTTGGCGACGATCTGACTGACGCTGGCGCCGTTCCAGTCCTGGGAGTCGACGTCCCAGATCACCTGTCGCATCCCGAGCGACGAGGCGACGGACTGGAGGGTGCCGTTCGTCTCCCCGTACGGCGGCCGGAAGAGCTGCGGCCGGACGCCGGTCGCCGACTGGATCGCCGAACTCGTCTGGGACAGGTCGGACTGCATCTGGCTCTGGCTCATCGAGGTCATGTGGGCGTGGTTCCAGCTGTGGTTCGCGACCCACATGCCGGCCGAGACCTGCGCCTGGGCCGCCGACCGGTTGTTCTGGACGTTCTGCCCGACGTTGAACATCGTGGCCCGTACGCCGTTGTTGCGCAGCACGGAGAGCAGCGCGCTGGTACTGCCGGTCGGCCCGTCGTCGAAGGTGAGTCCGACGTAACCGTTGCAGGCGGCGGCGCTGGACGGAGACGCCACGACGGCGATGGCGGCACCGCCGGTCGCCACGGTGGTGGCGACGACGGCGAGCCGGACGAGGTGGCCGAGCCAGCCCCGGGTGGTCGGTGGCCGGGGCTTGGCGAGTCTGCCGAACATGCGGGTCTCCTTCTCACAGGTGGTGGGGTGCCGGCGGTGTCGGCCGTCCGGGCCGGGGCAGGGACGGCAGTCGTACGGTCCGGACGGGTGGCGGTGGGCGGGAACGCCGCCGCAGACCTGAGCGGGTGCGTCGCATCGACCGCGATAGATCAAAGTATCGCAGCGTAAATTCAGGAACGTCAATAAGTTCCGGAAGCTTTCCGGACGTCGCGCGGGTGGTCGCCGTCCTGCTGGCGACACTGACGCGCGCCGCCGTCGCCGCCGCGCCGCTTCGTCCGAACCGGGGTGACGCGGCGGCGGCCCGCGGCTCAGACGTTTCCGGAACGCTGCCGGGGCCTGGGCGGTCGCGTCGCTCGGCTGTCGCCGCGGCCCGGGTGATGACCGTCGCGCCGTTTCCGGCCGGGCGGCGGGTGCGCGCCCATCTTCCGGAACTTCTCCGATATGAGACCTCGTTGGAGGGCCGGTTCCCCCCGCCAACCGGCCGTCCGCGGGTGCCCGGGACAACCGACGGCTCGCTACTCGCCGACGAGTGTGGACGACGCGTCGCGGCCGGCCGGCGGTCCCACCTCGGGGTGGGTGCTCGGCTGGTCTTCCGCGCCGGGAAGGGTCAGTGCGCGCGGCTCGGTGCGGCTCTCGGAAGTTTCCGAAACATGTCTTGAACTTTTCAGGTCCGTCTGCGAGTCTTTGCCGGTCGATAGACAGTTACTGTGACGTTCGACGGATCGGATGATGGCCGTTTGATGGCTGCGAGCCGGCCGTCGGACCGACACCTGTCGACGGGAGGGGACAGCGGCCCTCGTGTCCAGGGCGGACAACCGAGACCACTGTTCCCGTTCGCCCCGAGGGAGCCTCGGCTGGGCGCACTGGGCAGAGAGGACAGGTTGATGAGGGCAGGCAAGCTACTGACTCTGTCGGTAGTCCTGGCGACGGGCGTCCTGGGAACGGTCGCCTGTGGTTCCGGGGACTCGGAGGGTGCCGGGGGCAGCGGCGGCAACGTCACGATGACCTTCTGGCACAACGCCACGACCGGGCCGGGCAAGACCTTCTGGGAGAAGACCGTCGCCGACTTCCAGGCGGCCAACCCCAAGGTCAAGATCCAGCTTCAGTCGATCCAGAACGAGGACCTGGACGGCAAGCTCCAGACCGCGTTGAACTCCGGCGACGCCCCCGACGTGTTCATGCAGCGCGGCGGCGGCAAGATGGCCGCGATGGTCAAGGCCGGCCAGCTGATGGACATCACGGACGGGATCAGCGACGCCACCAGGAAGGTGGTCTCGGAGGGGTCGTTCAAGGCCCAGACGATCGACGGCAAGGTCTACGCGATGCCGGTCGCGGTGTTGCCCGGCGGCTTCTTCTACAGCAGGGACCTCTTCGCCAAGGCCGGTATCACCCAGACGCCGACCACGCTGGCCGACCTCCAAGCGGCCGTCGAGAAGCTCAAGGCCTCCGGTACCCAGCCGATCGCCCTCGGCGGCAAGGACGCCTGGCCGGCCGCCTTCTACTACTACTTCTTCGCGCTGCGCGAGTGCAGCACCGCCACGCTCACCGAGACCGCCAAGAGCATGAACTTCGACGACCCCTGCTGGCTGAAGGCCGGGCAGGACGTGCAGGCCTTCGCCGCCACCCAGCCCTTCAACAACGGCTTCCTGACGACGTCGGCGCAGCAGGGCGCGGGCAGCTCGGCCGGACTGCTCGCCAACCACAGGGCGGCGATGGAACTCATGGGTGCCTGGAACCCGGGTGTCATCGGCTCGTTGACCCCGGACAAGAAGCCGCTGCCGGACCTGGACTGGTTCCCGTTCCCGAGCATCGAGGGCGGTGCGGGCGAGCCCGGCGCGATCCTCGGCGGCGTCGACGGCTACTCCTGCTCCGCGAAGGCGCCGAAGGCGGAGTGCACCGCCTTCCTCAACTTCATGCTCCAGACCCCCGTCCAGGAGGCGTACTACAAGGCGTTCCAGGCGCCGCCGGTGAACAGCGAGGCGCAGGGCGCGGTGACCGAGACGCACCTGAAGTCGGTGCTGGAGGCGTACAACAAAGCGCCGTTCGTCTCGCAGTGGCTGGACACCGTCTACGGGCAGAACGTCGGCAACGCGCTCAACACCGCCGTCGTGAACCTGCTGGCCGGCAAGGGCAGCCCCGAGGAGATCGTCAGCGCGGTCAAGACCGCCGCGAAGAGGGCCTGAAGACCCGTACATGTTCGACACAGACCGCGAGAGCGTGCAGCTCGCGCAGGACCGGCCGGCGGGTCTGACGACGGTCGGGGGTGACGCGCCCGTCGCGTCGCCCCCGACCCGGCGCCGTGCCCGCAAGGGCATCGGCTGGCCCGCCCGGCTGGAGATCGCGCTGATGACGGGCCCGACGCTGCTCGTCTTCCTCTCCTTCGTCATCCTCCCCGTCGCCATGGCCGGCTACTACGGCTTCTTCAGCTGGCAGGGGTACGGTCCGCCGACCGAGTTCGTCGGGCTCCGCAACTACCTGCTCGTCTTCCAGGACGGCACGTTCGTCGACGCGTTGCGGCACAACGCCGTGATCGTCGTACTGTCCCTGGTGCTCCAGGGGCCGGCCGCCGTGCTCCTCGCCCTGCTGCTGAACCGGAAGATGCGCGGGCAGACCCTGATCCGAGTACTCGTCTTCGTCCCGTACGTGATCTCCGAGGTGGTGGTCGGCACCGGCTGGAGCCTGATGCTCCAGGGCAGCGGCGCCGTCAACGCCTACCTGGAGCGGCTCGGGCTGGGCTGGTTGCAGAGCGACTGGCTCTCCGACCCGGAGAAGGCGATCTGGACCCTGATGGGGATCCTGACCTGGAAGTACATCGGCTTCGCCGTGATCCTCTTCCTCGCCGGGTTGCAGGGCATCCCGGACGAGCTGGTCGAGGCCGCCTCGATCGACGGGGCCTCCTACTGGCAGATCCAGCGCCGGATCACGCTGCCGCTGCTCGGGCCGACGATCCGGATCTGGGCCTTCCTGTCGATGATCGGTGCGCTGCAACTCTTCGACCTCGTCTACATCATCTGGGGCCAGTACGTCGCCGCCACGGCCGGGACCTCGACGATGGCGACGTACATGGTGGCCAACGGCCGCAACGCGGGGGAGTACGGGTACGGCAACGCCGTGGCCGTGGTCCTGTTCTTCGTCTCCCTCGTCGCGGCGCTGGTCTACCAGCGGTTCGTCCTGCGCCGTGACACCGAGGGCGCGATCACCGGAGGGAGACGCTGATGGCCGCGACCGCGGTAGCCGTGCGCAGGCCGGTGCGGGGCGGCCGGAAGCTGCCCTGGGGAAGCCCGGCGGTGTACTTCGTCGCGCTGCTGCTCATCGGGGTGATGCTGGCCCCGATCGGCTACATCGTGCTCGGTGGCTTCCGCACCAACGCGGCGATCACCACCGACCCGGCGGGCTGGCCGAGCCCGTGGGAGACCGGGAACTACCTCGACGTGCTGACCGGCGGCGTGTTCTGGCAACAGGTGCTCAACTCGACCATCGTCGCCGGGTTCACCACCGCGGGCGTGGTCACGCTCGGCCTGATGACGAGCTTCGTCCTGGCCCGCTACCGGTTCCGGGGCCGGGGCGCGATGTACTCGCTCTTCGCGGCCGGGCTGATGTTCCCGCTCACCGTGGCGATCACCCCGCTCTACATCCTGGTGCGGACCCTCGGGCTGATGAACACGCTGCCCGGGGTGATCCTTCCGCAGATCGGGTTCGCCATCCCGATGACGATCATCATCCTGGTCCCGTTCGTGCGGGCGATCCCGGACGAGATCCAG from Plantactinospora sp. BC1 carries:
- a CDS encoding extracellular solute-binding protein, whose amino-acid sequence is MTFWHNATTGPGKTFWEKTVADFQAANPKVKIQLQSIQNEDLDGKLQTALNSGDAPDVFMQRGGGKMAAMVKAGQLMDITDGISDATRKVVSEGSFKAQTIDGKVYAMPVAVLPGGFFYSRDLFAKAGITQTPTTLADLQAAVEKLKASGTQPIALGGKDAWPAAFYYYFFALRECSTATLTETAKSMNFDDPCWLKAGQDVQAFAATQPFNNGFLTTSAQQGAGSSAGLLANHRAAMELMGAWNPGVIGSLTPDKKPLPDLDWFPFPSIEGGAGEPGAILGGVDGYSCSAKAPKAECTAFLNFMLQTPVQEAYYKAFQAPPVNSEAQGAVTETHLKSVLEAYNKAPFVSQWLDTVYGQNVGNALNTAVVNLLAGKGSPEEIVSAVKTAAKRA
- a CDS encoding carbohydrate ABC transporter permease, with protein sequence MFDTDRESVQLAQDRPAGLTTVGGDAPVASPPTRRRARKGIGWPARLEIALMTGPTLLVFLSFVILPVAMAGYYGFFSWQGYGPPTEFVGLRNYLLVFQDGTFVDALRHNAVIVVLSLVLQGPAAVLLALLLNRKMRGQTLIRVLVFVPYVISEVVVGTGWSLMLQGSGAVNAYLERLGLGWLQSDWLSDPEKAIWTLMGILTWKYIGFAVILFLAGLQGIPDELVEAASIDGASYWQIQRRITLPLLGPTIRIWAFLSMIGALQLFDLVYIIWGQYVAATAGTSTMATYMVANGRNAGEYGYGNAVAVVLFFVSLVAALVYQRFVLRRDTEGAITGGRR
- a CDS encoding GNAT family N-acetyltransferase, which translates into the protein MSSGDDLHGGCVEPVVRQERAEDHEAVRDLHARAFGDGDRVPALVDALRAGRASLAPLSLVATVAGQVVGHVLLSACRLDALPRLVDVYSLSPLGVLPEHQRRGIGTRLVAHALAEADSRGVPLVFLEGSPLYYGKRGFADATKLGFRPPTLRYTPGVFQVAKLSSYEEWMTGTFVYSDAFWAFDCVGGRSADARS
- a CDS encoding endonuclease/exonuclease/phosphatase family protein; protein product: MSTPTRPSPPRRRPGTVRVVTQNVWGWYYFTEAGIGRAAPAEEWPAPWRARQAVLAGGFGELDPDVVAFQEVIADPHYDQVAELLGAGYHVAHAGRREADGSGASIASRWPIGDVREVDLQVSARTAEFPAVALVAEVRAPEPIGPLLLVNHNPNWELSFERERELQAVVTARAVEGIGGVDDRHVVLAGDFNAVPEAASMRFWAGLRSLDGVSVCYRDAWREARPAEPGHTMTPANRVVAEGTWPQERGRRIDYLFVRCVHHGPTLDVLDCRQVFSEPVGDVWASDHFGVVADLGIPSRAPATRY
- a CDS encoding polysaccharide deacetylase family protein, translated to MFGRLAKPRPPTTRGWLGHLVRLAVVATTVATGGAAIAVVASPSSAAACNGYVGLTFDDGPTGSTSALLSVLRNNGVRATMFNVGQNVQNNRSAAQAQVSAGMWVANHSWNHAHMTSMSQSQMQSDLSQTSSAIQSATGVRPQLFRPPYGETNGTLQSVASSLGMRQVIWDVDSQDWNGASVSQIVANASRLQAGQVILMHDGIQNTRDAIPQIMSNLTSRNLCPGMISPSTGRAVAPDGNPGGNPTTPPPGGNPTTPPPGSGGCTASTTAGTVWGDRYNTTVTVSGASNWTVVVAVTSPQSISTTWSGSASLSSNNTVLTMRSNGSGNSFGFTTMTNGNSSARPQIRSCTAG
- a CDS encoding carbohydrate ABC transporter permease, translating into MAATAVAVRRPVRGGRKLPWGSPAVYFVALLLIGVMLAPIGYIVLGGFRTNAAITTDPAGWPSPWETGNYLDVLTGGVFWQQVLNSTIVAGFTTAGVVTLGLMTSFVLARYRFRGRGAMYSLFAAGLMFPLTVAITPLYILVRTLGLMNTLPGVILPQIGFAIPMTIIILVPFVRAIPDEIQEAASIDGCGRLGFFWRMVLPLSMPGVVTVAILTFISSWNSYLLPLFILNREETFTLPLGVQAFASQYSVDTAKVLAFTSLSMLPALLFFSLFQRRIVGGLTGAVKG